The following are encoded together in the Streptomyces flavofungini genome:
- a CDS encoding ROK family transcriptional regulator, which yields MPASPSTARAINDRLALRLLQSEGPLTAGQLKQLTGLSRPSVADLVERLQGSGLITVVGETGERRRGPNARLYGIVADRAHLAALDVRTESVSVVVADLLGAPLAEATVPIDTGTGTGRAVQRAVALVERTARAGGASRLHTVGVGAPGLIDPATGDLRDSAGLPTWHRRLASALAERLPARVLMENETNLAARAEQRDGAAHDRDTFVLLWLGAGTGAAVVLDGTLRRGASGGTGEIGFLPVPGTGGLPSATACDGGFHSLAGSGAVEDLAADHGLKATPEPSELPAAALVRHAVESAHTPFLDALADRVAIGAASVAAVLDPGCVVLGGELGRAGGEVLAGRVGERVAAMSPLPTEVRASVLGGAAVLRGALLTARDAAQEELFAPGG from the coding sequence ATGCCCGCATCTCCGAGCACCGCTCGGGCCATCAACGACCGGCTCGCGCTGCGCCTGCTGCAGAGCGAGGGGCCCTTGACGGCGGGACAGCTGAAGCAGCTCACCGGCCTGTCCCGGCCCTCCGTCGCCGACCTCGTCGAGCGCCTCCAGGGCTCCGGTCTGATCACGGTGGTGGGCGAGACCGGGGAGCGCCGCCGCGGCCCGAACGCCCGCCTCTACGGGATAGTCGCCGACCGGGCCCACCTGGCCGCCCTCGACGTCCGCACCGAGAGCGTGTCCGTGGTCGTGGCCGACCTGCTCGGCGCGCCCCTGGCCGAGGCGACCGTGCCGATCGACACCGGCACCGGCACCGGCCGCGCCGTGCAGCGGGCCGTGGCCCTGGTCGAGCGCACGGCCCGCGCGGGCGGCGCGAGCAGGCTGCACACGGTGGGCGTCGGGGCGCCCGGACTCATCGACCCGGCCACCGGCGACCTGCGCGACTCAGCGGGCCTGCCCACGTGGCACCGGCGCCTGGCCTCCGCCCTCGCCGAACGGCTGCCCGCCCGCGTCCTGATGGAGAACGAGACCAACCTCGCCGCCCGCGCCGAGCAGCGCGACGGCGCCGCCCACGACCGCGACACGTTCGTGCTGCTGTGGCTGGGCGCGGGCACCGGCGCGGCCGTCGTCCTCGACGGCACCCTGCGCCGCGGTGCCTCCGGCGGCACCGGCGAGATCGGCTTCCTGCCCGTCCCCGGCACCGGAGGGCTGCCGTCCGCGACCGCCTGCGACGGCGGCTTCCACTCGCTGGCAGGATCGGGCGCGGTCGAGGACCTGGCCGCCGACCACGGCCTGAAAGCGACACCCGAGCCGTCCGAACTGCCCGCCGCCGCGCTGGTCCGCCACGCCGTCGAGTCGGCCCACACCCCGTTCCTCGACGCCCTCGCCGACCGCGTGGCCATCGGCGCCGCGTCCGTCGCGGCCGTCCTCGACCCCGGATGCGTGGTGCTCGGAGGCGAGTTGGGGCGCGCGGGCGGCGAGGTGCTCGCGGGGCGGGTGGGGGAGCGGGTGGCCGCGATGTCGCCGCTGCCGACCGAGGTCCGGGCCAGCGTGCTCGGCGGCGCGGCGGTGCTGCGGGGCGCGCTGCTCACGGCGCGGGACGCGGCACAGGAGGAACTGTTCGCGCCTGGGGGGTGA